The Hyalangium gracile nucleotide sequence CGCTCCTCGGTGGCCAGGGCCGGGCCGGGCGCCGGCAGCGCGGGGAGCTCCTGGGAGCGCGCCTTCACCAGCGGCAGGCGCACCACGAACTCGCTGCCACGGCCCACCCCCTCGCTGTGGGCCGACACCGTGCCGCCGTGGAGCTCGATGAGGCTGCGGACGATGGCGAGGCCCAGCCCGAGCCCTCCTTGAGAGCGGTCGATGGCCCGCCCATCCTGGACGAACATCTCGAAGACGCGGGGGAGGACCTCGGGGGAGATGCCCGTCCCCGTGTCCCGCACGCGCACCACGCTCTGCTCGCCCTCCGGCGCCACGCAGACGCGAACCCTGCCCCCGGGCTCGGTGTACTTCGCCGCGTTGTTGAGCAGGTTGGCCACCACCTGCGCCAGCCGGGCGCTGTCGCCGTCGACGATCTGCGGCGCCTGTGGCAGGTCCAGCTCGAGGTGGTGCGAGCGCTGCTCGAACAGCGGCGCCGTCATCTCCACCGCCCTCGTCACGATGTCCAGCACGTCCACCCGCCCACGCTTGAGCTGGATCTTCCCCCGAGTGATTCGCGACACGTCCAGCAGGTCATCCACCAGCCGGACCATGTGATCGATCTGCCGCTCGATGATCGTCCGCTCGCGCTCCACGGAGTGGGGGGCCTTCTGCCGCATGAGCTGCAGGGCCGTGAGGATGGGCGAGAGCGGGTTGCGCAGCTCGTGGCCCAGCATCGCGAGGAACTCGTCCTTGCGGCGGTCCGCCTCGCACGCCGCCTCGTAGAGCCGGACGTTCTCGAGCGCCACGCCCGCGCGGAAGCCGAGCTCCTCGATCATCCCCAGCGTCTCCGTGCCGTAGCGGCCCGGCTGCTCCGAGCTGAGGATGACCACGCCCAGGCGCCGCCCCCGCGCCGCGATGGGCGCGAGGACCGAGTTGTTCGTCATGCGGACCCGGGGCTCTCCGCTCGTGGAGAGCAGGGCCCGGGCGTACTCCCGGGCCTGGTCCGTCCTCGAGGCGTCGCGGTGGACGACCACCGTGCGCATCTCCTCGACGGCCGACGAGACGCGCACCGCCACCCGCAGCATCACCCAGTCGGCGAAGCGCGGCACCACCAGGTGGGCGATCGCCGTGAGCGCCTCCGTGAAGTCCAGCGAGGAGCCGAGGATGGCGCTCGCCTCCGAGAGGAAGTCCGCGCGCTGCTGTCGCGCCTCGGCCTCGAGGCGGGCCCGGGTGAGCACCCGGTTCATGTGCTCCAGGCGCCCGCGCTCCTCGACGAGGCAGCGCTGCGTGCGCGCCTCCCGGCTGGACTGCATGGCGAGCGCCGCCTGGTTCGTGGCCGTCCGCAGCAGCTGGAGCTCGTGGGACGTGGGGAAGTTCTGGCGCCACGAGCCCACGATGACGATGCCCTGCTCCCCGAGCGGAACGGTCGTGACCACCCGCACCACCGTGCGCCCCACCGTGTTCGGCCGAGGCAGCCCGAACAGGATGGAGGCGCCCTCCGAGGCTTCCTGGACGGTCGCCAGCAGCTCGGCGGCGTCCAGATCGACGGGGAAGCGCTGCTCGAGGGCTCCCTCCGCCTCGTGGATGCGGATGAAGGCCAGATCGAGCCGGAGCAGGTGGGTGATGACCTCCACGAAGCTCTGGGCAATCTCCCGCGGCTCCCGGCCTCGCCACTGCGCGGGCAGCTCGAGCAGCGCGAACAGGTCATGCACCTGTCGCCGCAGCGCGAGCGCCCCCTGCTCGGCGAGCTCCGACAGGCGGAGTGTCCTGTGTTCGTGCATCACGGGCGCTTCGCTGGACCGCATCAGGACCGGTTCGTGGACAGCGGCAGGGTGCTCAAGAGCTTCTCGGGCGGGACGTAGTACGGATTCTCCCGGAGCACGCCGTCGATGATGGCGTAGGGGTGCGTGCGCAGGATGTCCACGATGGTCATGCCGTTGAAGTGGCTGATGTCGTAGACGCAGATCGCCGGCTGCTTCAGCCGGTTGAGGAAGTTGTTCACGAGCGCCTCGTACTCGATGAGCCGCTCCAC carries:
- a CDS encoding hybrid sensor histidine kinase/response regulator; protein product: MHEHRTLRLSELAEQGALALRRQVHDLFALLELPAQWRGREPREIAQSFVEVITHLLRLDLAFIRIHEAEGALEQRFPVDLDAAELLATVQEASEGASILFGLPRPNTVGRTVVRVVTTVPLGEQGIVIVGSWRQNFPTSHELQLLRTATNQAALAMQSSREARTQRCLVEERGRLEHMNRVLTRARLEAEARQQRADFLSEASAILGSSLDFTEALTAIAHLVVPRFADWVMLRVAVRVSSAVEEMRTVVVHRDASRTDQAREYARALLSTSGEPRVRMTNNSVLAPIAARGRRLGVVILSSEQPGRYGTETLGMIEELGFRAGVALENVRLYEAACEADRRKDEFLAMLGHELRNPLSPILTALQLMRQKAPHSVERERTIIERQIDHMVRLVDDLLDVSRITRGKIQLKRGRVDVLDIVTRAVEMTAPLFEQRSHHLELDLPQAPQIVDGDSARLAQVVANLLNNAAKYTEPGGRVRVCVAPEGEQSVVRVRDTGTGISPEVLPRVFEMFVQDGRAIDRSQGGLGLGLAIVRSLIELHGGTVSAHSEGVGRGSEFVVRLPLVKARSQELPALPAPGPALATEERGESAPRVLVVDDNQDAAEMLAEALGMVGFVTHTAADGPSGLEAALAFRPDVAVLDIGLPVMDGYELAGRLRAQPALHGLKLIALTGYGQESDRLRAHQAGFDLHVVKPVEFAQLLGAIRGLTSASPQASAWRQQAPGG